Proteins co-encoded in one Nitrospirota bacterium genomic window:
- a CDS encoding 4Fe-4S dicluster domain-containing protein, with product MAHSLTRRDFLKVSILTGATLIVGDRPPFLENAAYAAKEEFIGPLPDIDIGGLIRPPGALIEKKFRSKCISCGVCVSVCHVMKYDAIAVAGFNPPVSPLTKGEFKGGLGNFGTPYIKDMRDFPCALCMECPKHCPTGALKKIEKEKVTMGIALIDFSLCFGWNGDVCLSCSKACPMGAKIFDFYNGEWGNQPYINENCVGCGLCVKYCPLGGSAIKVVTKMQYEKVKLTYLNKFKGLLAMSNEERYNIVYGQNLPQIMARGRLVEREYR from the coding sequence ATGGCACATAGCCTTACGAGAAGAGACTTCCTTAAAGTATCAATCCTTACAGGTGCCACTCTGATAGTCGGAGATAGACCCCCCTTTTTAGAAAACGCTGCTTATGCAGCAAAAGAAGAGTTCATTGGTCCACTTCCTGATATAGATATTGGTGGTTTGATAAGGCCGCCAGGGGCATTGATAGAAAAAAAGTTCAGGTCAAAGTGTATAAGCTGCGGTGTATGTGTTAGTGTCTGTCATGTTATGAAGTATGATGCGATCGCAGTTGCAGGTTTTAACCCCCCTGTATCCCCCCTTACTAAGGGGGAATTTAAAGGGGGGTTGGGGAATTTCGGTACACCTTACATAAAGGATATGAGGGATTTCCCCTGTGCCTTGTGTATGGAGTGTCCAAAACACTGTCCAACAGGTGCATTAAAAAAGATAGAAAAAGAGAAGGTAACAATGGGAATAGCCCTTATTGATTTTTCCCTCTGTTTCGGCTGGAATGGTGATGTCTGTCTATCATGCAGCAAGGCATGCCCAATGGGTGCAAAGATATTTGATTTCTACAATGGCGAATGGGGTAACCAACCATATATAAATGAAAATTGTGTTGGATGTGGACTATGTGTTAAATATTGTCCACTCGGAGGTTCAGCCATAAAAGTGGTTACTAAGATGCAGTATGAAAAAGTAAAACTGACTTATCTAAATAAGTTTAAAGGTCTCTTAGCAATGTCCAATGAAGAGAGATACAATATTGTTTATGGTCAGAATCTCCCACAGATTATGGCGAGAGGGAGGTTAGTTGAGCGTGAATATCGTTAA
- a CDS encoding molybdopterin oxidoreductase family protein — protein sequence MEISRREFLRLSAISAGLAAAGISNPLLLEAAADIKTFPVGQCRYCAVGCTMLADCEVDAAGKVTKVIAIKGDLKSPVNRGVLCTKGFYLHKAIAYKDRPKGALIRKEWINPKTGKPDLNSSPRVLEGKTTKDPHGLKPSEIDMKDNFVEIPWEDAIEFVADAVEMSVKKYGKHSVAYYGSGQLGTEETHIMNKTLKGGGMLANNAIEGQPRMCMASAVVGYLYTFGKDEPYGSLDDIDVPDPDFGKHADTFFLIGNNTAEAHPIIFNRIAAVKSKNPDKIKIILADPRKTRSGTIADLWLPFATGRDLVLINSLAYVIAHELDGAKGDIEKGTVDAKWKYLDKKFIMRHVSFGIHEDVKKTWVRTTYGGTRDAAWDLTYTNTPRKVYPDPKKKYASEEEIEKDLMKGFVIFLKFLEDYKPEKVSEIIFEGESPLLYDRKTKTWKKISGPEALRLAAKWYAEGYTTSMWCMGVNQKLQGTWTNASLHMLNLITGKAVKPGRHSFSLTGQPNACGGIRAPGALCHALPYGRLVVNPIHRAAVEEIWKKRATVYLKKHGMSDAEIEKEMTKIKIHDKPGPHTVEMFRRLGAGQIKVMFNSTVNSGQSLPYSWPYRLAMAGAKKGESWPLTVTLEAFPNATTMVSDVVLGASSWYEKEFKYGNLERRYQIIKQVIEPYGNTIPDHTIFALIMRRLEEKGIVPKGHVSQFWPEEYDGPYWMKKTIEAGKTKDWNRKFSANIWEEIRDLTRGTYYDFAGMHRDMMLQRNWGYRQPLPESYHTDPDVKRRYDKYESRIQFAYPYDPHIDPKTKAYLTGIKKFNPVYGVWLEKNLNEEKADTEYHKEHNLPEGWYASWYGSNVFIHGMVDDPTEKGKKIPVIDGRAIAWANPWCACKFDGKHFVKYKTVEVIERVFNPGKVNENSALPFDIKAKYTVNVIGDPDRDMNALKNIALSPAEFHNLRHEYTKADGSKLLIIDTTDFKYGACTGRVIEHWHSGSMTTRVKELSRAVPGAYVEINEILAKKLGIKNGDSVIVESPRGRIELPAKVLNVAQATGGPRHDYVFVPWFDEYKLINMIMRDAFDPFSFQADYKMFAVKIYKGKTKGRQAEPGKVVV from the coding sequence ATGGAAATAAGTAGAAGGGAATTTTTAAGATTAAGTGCAATATCAGCAGGACTTGCAGCGGCTGGAATATCAAATCCACTCTTACTTGAGGCTGCAGCAGATATCAAGACATTCCCCGTTGGTCAGTGCAGATACTGTGCTGTTGGCTGTACAATGCTCGCTGATTGCGAGGTGGATGCAGCAGGAAAGGTCACGAAGGTGATAGCCATAAAGGGAGATCTTAAAAGTCCAGTAAACAGGGGTGTGCTTTGTACAAAAGGGTTCTATCTCCATAAGGCTATTGCTTACAAAGACAGGCCGAAAGGTGCCCTTATCAGAAAAGAGTGGATTAACCCTAAAACAGGCAAGCCTGATTTAAACAGCTCCCCGAGGGTTCTGGAAGGTAAAACCACGAAAGACCCTCACGGTTTAAAGCCTTCTGAAATTGACATGAAGGATAACTTTGTAGAGATTCCGTGGGAAGACGCCATAGAGTTTGTTGCTGATGCAGTGGAAATGTCTGTTAAGAAATATGGCAAGCACAGTGTGGCATACTATGGCAGTGGCCAACTCGGCACGGAAGAGACCCATATAATGAACAAGACACTTAAAGGCGGAGGTATGCTTGCCAATAACGCTATTGAAGGACAACCAAGGATGTGTATGGCATCTGCTGTTGTTGGCTATCTTTATACCTTTGGAAAGGATGAGCCCTACGGAAGCCTTGATGATATAGATGTGCCTGATCCTGATTTTGGTAAACATGCCGATACATTTTTCCTCATCGGCAATAATACAGCAGAAGCGCATCCAATAATCTTTAACAGGATTGCTGCAGTAAAATCAAAGAATCCCGATAAGATTAAGATAATTCTCGCAGACCCGAGGAAGACCCGTTCAGGAACCATCGCTGATTTATGGCTTCCCTTCGCAACAGGTAGAGACCTTGTCCTTATAAATTCCCTCGCATATGTAATTGCTCATGAGCTTGATGGTGCAAAGGGCGACATTGAAAAGGGCACAGTTGATGCAAAATGGAAATATCTGGACAAGAAGTTCATAATGAGGCATGTGAGCTTCGGTATCCATGAAGATGTCAAGAAGACATGGGTAAGGACCACATATGGCGGCACAAGGGACGCTGCATGGGACCTTACATATACAAATACACCAAGGAAAGTATATCCTGACCCTAAGAAAAAATATGCATCAGAGGAGGAGATAGAAAAAGACCTGATGAAAGGTTTTGTCATCTTCCTTAAGTTTCTTGAAGACTACAAGCCCGAGAAAGTCTCTGAGATAATCTTTGAGGGTGAATCACCACTTCTCTATGACAGAAAGACAAAGACCTGGAAGAAGATAAGCGGTCCAGAGGCACTGAGGCTTGCTGCAAAGTGGTATGCAGAGGGATATACTACATCAATGTGGTGTATGGGAGTTAACCAGAAACTGCAGGGTACATGGACAAATGCATCACTCCATATGTTAAATCTTATTACAGGTAAGGCAGTTAAACCTGGCAGACATTCATTTAGCCTTACAGGACAACCTAACGCCTGCGGAGGAATCAGGGCACCTGGAGCGCTCTGCCATGCACTGCCATATGGAAGGCTTGTTGTAAATCCGATTCACAGAGCTGCGGTTGAAGAGATATGGAAAAAGAGAGCAACTGTATATCTGAAGAAACATGGTATGTCAGATGCAGAGATAGAGAAAGAGATGACAAAGATAAAGATACATGATAAGCCCGGTCCACATACTGTTGAGATGTTCAGGAGACTCGGTGCAGGACAGATAAAGGTAATGTTTAATTCAACCGTCAACTCTGGACAAAGTTTACCATATTCCTGGCCTTACAGGCTTGCAATGGCGGGTGCAAAGAAAGGAGAGTCATGGCCTCTAACTGTCACCCTTGAGGCATTCCCAAATGCAACAACAATGGTCTCTGATGTTGTGCTTGGCGCCTCAAGCTGGTATGAGAAGGAGTTTAAGTACGGAAACCTCGAAAGAAGGTATCAAATAATCAAACAGGTTATTGAGCCTTACGGAAACACAATCCCTGACCATACAATCTTTGCCTTGATAATGAGGAGGCTTGAGGAGAAAGGAATCGTTCCAAAAGGTCATGTATCCCAGTTCTGGCCAGAAGAATATGATGGCCCATATTGGATGAAAAAGACCATTGAGGCTGGAAAGACAAAGGACTGGAACAGGAAGTTCTCAGCCAATATATGGGAAGAGATTAGAGACCTGACAAGAGGGACTTACTATGACTTTGCAGGTATGCACCGCGACATGATGTTGCAGAGAAACTGGGGCTACAGGCAGCCGCTCCCTGAATCTTATCACACAGACCCTGATGTGAAAAGGAGATATGACAAATACGAATCCCGTATACAGTTTGCTTATCCTTATGACCCGCATATAGACCCAAAGACAAAGGCCTACCTGACAGGTATCAAAAAATTCAATCCTGTATATGGTGTATGGCTTGAGAAAAATCTTAATGAAGAGAAGGCAGATACCGAATACCACAAGGAACATAACCTTCCTGAGGGCTGGTATGCGAGCTGGTATGGTTCCAATGTCTTTATTCACGGAATGGTGGATGACCCGACAGAGAAAGGGAAGAAAATACCTGTTATTGATGGTCGTGCCATTGCATGGGCAAACCCATGGTGTGCATGCAAGTTTGACGGCAAACACTTTGTGAAGTATAAGACTGTTGAGGTTATTGAGAGGGTATTCAACCCAGGCAAGGTCAACGAAAACAGTGCACTGCCATTTGATATAAAAGCTAAATACACGGTTAATGTTATTGGTGACCCTGATAGGGACATGAACGCCCTGAAGAACATAGCCCTGAGCCCTGCGGAATTCCATAATTTAAGACACGAGTATACAAAGGCAGATGGAAGCAAACTACTCATCATTGACACCACCGACTTTAAATATGGTGCATGCACAGGAAGGGTGATTGAGCACTGGCACTCTGGCAGTATGACAACAAGGGTCAAGGAGCTTTCAAGGGCGGTCCCCGGTGCTTATGTGGAGATTAATGAAATCCTTGCTAAGAAGCTGGGCATCAAGAATGGTGATTCAGTGATTGTTGAATCTCCAAGGGGTAGGATTGAGCTTCCAGCTAAGGTGCTTAATGTTGCACAGGCAACAGGCGGACCAAGACATGATTATGTGTTTGTGCCGTGGTTCGACGAATACAAACTCATAAACATGATTATGAGGGATGCCTTTGACCCGTTCAGCTTCCAGGCAGATTATAAGATGTTTGCAGTGAAGATTTACAAGGGTAAGACAAAAGGCAGACAGGCAGAGCCTGGCAAGGTTGTCGTTTAA
- a CDS encoding choice-of-anchor V domain-containing protein, producing MKRWAILFILGAVFIVFISTDCYGSSSGGAPTAMCYECHQSPVSADIKIEGLPKKYIPEKTYTIVITVTSSVKSEGDNKGGFSVEVSGGELVVMDEKNTQISNSFLTQTAEGVKQRKWKIGWKAPEERKDITMGVSAIAANGDYSPNGDGFARAESTISGR from the coding sequence ATGAAGAGATGGGCAATTTTGTTTATCCTCGGTGCTGTATTCATCGTCTTTATCTCAACAGATTGCTACGGAAGCAGCAGTGGTGGAGCACCAACTGCGATGTGTTATGAATGTCACCAGTCACCCGTATCAGCAGACATAAAAATAGAAGGACTCCCCAAAAAATATATCCCGGAAAAAACTTATACCATTGTTATCACCGTCACGAGCAGTGTTAAGAGCGAAGGCGATAATAAGGGTGGATTTTCTGTAGAGGTATCAGGAGGAGAACTGGTAGTGATGGATGAGAAGAATACACAGATTTCTAATAGTTTTCTCACCCAGACAGCCGAAGGTGTAAAGCAAAGAAAATGGAAGATAGGATGGAAAGCTCCTGAGGAGAGAAAGGATATTACTATGGGGGTATCGGCTATTGCAGCTAACGGTGACTATTCTCCTAATGGTGACGGCTTTGCAAGGGCTGAATCTACAATATCAGGGAGGTGA